The following coding sequences are from one Lolium rigidum isolate FL_2022 chromosome 6, APGP_CSIRO_Lrig_0.1, whole genome shotgun sequence window:
- the LOC124665589 gene encoding probable glutathione S-transferase GSTU6 — MAGGDDLKLLGTWASPFAIRVKFALALKGLTYEYAEEDLASKSDLLLSSNPVHKKIPVLIHNGLPVCESNVIVEYVDEVFAGPSILSADPYERAIARFWAAYTFHSVFHLLASWATMLFRGKTEEEKSDGKKALFAALETLEGALVKCSDGKAFFGGASVGLVDLALGSQLSWLKAAEVMAGEKFIGGDNTPLLAAWMARFSELTVAKAELPDVDKVVEFAKMRQARMAAAAATAPSN, encoded by the exons ATGGCCGGCGGAGACGACCTGAAGCTGCTCGGCACATGGGCAAGCCCATTCGCCATCAGGGTGAAATTCGCGCTCGCCCTCAAGGGCCTGACCTACGAGTACGCCGAGGAGGACCTCGCCAGCAAGAGCGACCTCCTGCTTAGCTCCAACCCGGTGCACAAGAAGATACCCGTGCTCATCCACAACGGCTTGCCGGTCTGTGAGTCCAACGTCATTGTGGAGTACGTCGACGAGGTGTTCGCCGGCCCGTCCATCCTCTCCGCCGACCCGTACGAACGAGCCATTGCTCGCTTCTGGGCCGCCTATACGTTTCACTCTGTATTTCAC CTCTTGGCATCGTGGGCCACCATGTTGTTCAGGGGGAAGACAGAGGAGGAGAAATCTGATGGGAAGAAGGCTTTGTTCGCGGCATTGGAGACCCTGGAGGGGGCCCTGGTGAAGTGCTCCGACGGGAAGGCGTTCTTCGGCGGGGCAAGCGTCGGGCTCGTGGACCTGGCGCTGGGAAGCCAGCTCTCGTGGCTCAAGGCGGCGGAGGTGATGGCCGGAGAGAAATTCATTGGCGGCGACAACACCCCACTCCTTGCTGCGTGGATGGCGCGCTTCAGCGAGCTCACCGTTGCGAAGGCGGAGTTGCCGGACGTGGACAAGGTGGTTGAATTCGCTAAGATGAGGCAGGCCCGGATGGCTGCAGCTGCAGCTACGGCGCCGAGCAACTAA
- the LOC124664844 gene encoding 60S ribosomal protein L37-3-like, translating into MPSLKGTYHHGLPPLTYHHLLAVHEVGHTAYHECVCKYHHDADDSDYHHGLSHLTYHGHGTLMCSIHGLLRIRDPDPCSFVLQTKGTGSFGKRRNKTHTLCIRCGRRSFHLQKSTCSSCGYPAARIRKYNWSVKAIRRKTTGTGRMRYMRHVPRRFKSNFREGTEAAPRKTAAAN; encoded by the exons ATGCCGTCACTGAAGGGTACCTACCACCATGGATTACCACCTCTCACCTACCATCACCTCCTCGCCGTCCACGAAGTCGGGCACACGGCCTACCACGAGTGTGTGTGCAAATACCACCATGACGCCGACGACAGTGattaccaccatggattatcacatCTCACCTACCATGGCCATGGTACCCTTATGTGTAGCATTCATGGCCTTCTCCGT ATCCGTGATCCTGACCCCTGTTCTTTCGTGTTGCAGACGAAGGGTACGGGCAGCTTCGGAAAGCGCCGGAACAAGACGCACACGCTCTGCATCCGCTGCGGCCGACGCAGCTTCCACCTGCAGAAGAGCACCTGCTCCTCCTGCGGCTACCCCGCCGCTCGCATCCGCAAGT ACAACTGGAGTGTGAAGGCTATCAGGCGCAAGACCACGGGAACTGGAAGGATGAGGTACATGCGCCACGTGCCTCGCAGGTTCAAGAGCAACTTCAGAGAAG GTACCGAAGCTGCCCCCAGGAAGACAGCTGCCGCCAACTAG